One Pyrus communis chromosome 13, drPyrComm1.1, whole genome shotgun sequence genomic window carries:
- the LOC137712110 gene encoding homeobox-leucine zipper protein HAT14-like, which produces MPGVVASAEEADDTAAPLSSPNSTVSSFQMDFGMRSGGRSSKRDLEVDADRASDDEENGSTRKKLRRSKDQSAFLEESFKEHSTLNPKQKLVLAKQLNLRPRQVEVWFQNRRARTKLNQTEVDCEYLKRCCETLTEENRRLRKELQELKTLKTSQPFYMQLPATTLTMCPSCGRVVTTASANTSTTTTNNNHIKT; this is translated from the exons ATGCCTGGAGTGGTGGCCTCGGCTGAGGAGGCAGATGATACAGCGGCGCCGCTATCATCTCCGAACAGCACGGTTTCATCGTTTCAGATGGATTTTGGAATGAGAAGTGGAGGAAGATCGAGTAAAAGAGATTTGGAGGTTGATGCCGACAGAGCGAGTGATGACGAGGAGAACGGGTCGACTCGGAAGAAACTCAGGCGCTCTAAAGATCAATCGGCTTTTCTTGAGGAGAGCTTCAAAGAGCACAGCACTCTGAATCCT AAGCAAAAACTTGTCCTGGCTAAACAGTTGAATCTTCGTCCTCGCCAAGTGGAAGTGTGGTTTCAGAATCGAAGAGCAAG GACCAAGCTGAACCAGACAGAAGTAGATTGCGAGTACTTAAAGAGATGCTGTGAAACACTGACAGAAGAGAATAGGAGGTTACGAAAAGAACTGCAAGAATTAAAAACTTTGAAGACCTCTCAGCCTTTCTACATGCAGCTGCCTGCCACCACACTCACCATGTGCCCCTCATGTGGGCGCGTGGTCACAACTGCCTCAGCCaacacctccaccaccaccaccaacaacaACCACATAAAGACCTGa